The Paenibacillus uliginis N3/975 genome has a window encoding:
- a CDS encoding S-layer homology domain-containing protein, which yields MKRLMAALLSLMLILTAHSGSVQAKGNDISAVSEQEYTRIGEDYDILDDNILLAKNDGSVWTWVINKDSLKTLDCYIAEMFQIPGLQDVKQFRYKSHGENSRAIINYVALKKDGTVWYWDSKITETDDTIIHSPMNTPSLIKDLNHVTSLVADFFDSSNFKTLFVLKSDGSVWSWGSEMGGASSIPIQSKLLDDVASIRSANGFAYAVKKDGSVWRWSTSEYLPYNISKSKGPEQVKGLNDIVNIEVGSYPNFAYKKDGSVWSWSAYNPASVPEQLHGAAGARSIVEFSMMLQDQFIDPIYALRTDDQLWSVYNDDKVFPGLTDIASVHNKVKDRYSKWYYALKKDQTLWAWEDNIYSLPKLVVFTKETAAGNRSGTATQPTGNRTVVKNQPTGSRPETTDQPTAGRSETKAQPVIRTSPEISLFPFITMLKPGEQQTITASNVLPGTKITYTIGDPSIGTLSNVNGIPIVTANKSGQTIVRATATRAGFPDETAYFLLYIVEGSMLSDTYFTAVRSIPDADKKNSVIVEGLTQAGELVITAASSEKPTPVNGQLLITPELIDRLAGNASKAKSAVKQALSENRIALARELIVNAEILPSPGQNEYIFKLYKDSLVGRKDIDYITVLAGDAKLVLNVATADRLFDSLPVIVIRLVKENNGGYRVQFSDEQGQELPNISSNILLILPAKQTNATHTSVFYSNGKKPRPIGGKFNPSQNGMEAEINRSGAYFVDENSKSFPDVDDRDPELQQAVQFLASKGIVTGKDNGNFEPDSLLTRAEFTAMLVRAFYALDETATESFSDVHPSQWHHPYIASSEKKHIVEGYPDGTFKPDHTISREEMTAIGARSLHEKKHYFYPTNTEDYLNQFVDKETISNWAKPTMSLAVKQRLIDVPADKRIKAREAVTRGEAARMLYRLYLQL from the coding sequence ATGAAACGATTAATGGCAGCTCTGTTAAGCCTTATGTTAATCCTCACGGCTCATTCAGGTTCGGTGCAAGCCAAGGGGAATGACATAAGTGCTGTTAGCGAACAGGAATATACACGTATCGGCGAGGATTACGACATTCTTGACGACAACATACTACTGGCGAAAAACGATGGATCCGTATGGACTTGGGTCATAAATAAAGATTCTTTAAAAACTTTAGATTGCTATATAGCTGAAATGTTCCAAATTCCGGGCTTGCAGGATGTGAAGCAATTTAGGTACAAATCGCATGGGGAGAATAGTAGAGCTATTATTAACTACGTTGCGTTAAAAAAGGATGGAACCGTATGGTATTGGGACTCCAAAATCACTGAAACCGACGATACTATTATACATAGTCCTATGAATACTCCTTCGCTTATCAAAGATTTGAATCACGTAACTTCACTCGTCGCCGATTTTTTCGACAGCTCTAACTTCAAGACCTTGTTCGTATTAAAATCAGACGGCTCGGTTTGGAGCTGGGGAAGCGAAATGGGGGGTGCCTCATCGATTCCGATTCAATCGAAGCTGCTTGATGATGTCGCATCCATACGCTCGGCGAACGGTTTCGCATACGCGGTTAAAAAAGATGGTTCGGTTTGGAGATGGAGCACAAGTGAGTACCTTCCGTATAATATCTCTAAAAGCAAAGGTCCAGAGCAGGTCAAGGGTCTTAATGATATCGTCAACATAGAGGTGGGCTCTTATCCAAACTTTGCTTACAAGAAAGACGGCTCGGTCTGGTCCTGGTCGGCGTATAACCCTGCAAGTGTTCCCGAACAATTACATGGAGCAGCAGGCGCACGAAGTATTGTTGAATTTAGCATGATGTTGCAAGATCAATTTATTGATCCCATTTATGCTTTGCGAACGGATGATCAGCTTTGGTCCGTGTACAACGACGATAAAGTGTTCCCCGGGCTTACGGATATCGCCTCCGTACACAATAAGGTCAAGGACAGGTATTCTAAATGGTATTATGCATTGAAAAAGGATCAGACCTTGTGGGCGTGGGAAGATAATATTTATTCCTTGCCAAAGCTTGTTGTGTTCACGAAAGAAACGGCAGCTGGCAATCGCTCGGGGACAGCAACCCAACCAACCGGTAATCGAACTGTAGTAAAAAACCAACCGACGGGTAGTCGTCCTGAAACAACAGACCAACCAACTGCTGGTCGCTCAGAGACTAAAGCTCAACCTGTTATACGGACTTCGCCGGAAATTAGCCTTTTTCCGTTTATCACGATGCTGAAGCCTGGTGAACAACAGACTATTACCGCAAGCAATGTGCTTCCTGGAACCAAGATAACGTACACTATTGGCGATCCAAGCATAGGAACCTTATCGAATGTGAATGGCATACCGATCGTAACCGCGAATAAATCCGGACAAACTATTGTACGGGCAACCGCAACCAGGGCCGGTTTTCCGGACGAGACCGCCTACTTCTTGTTGTATATCGTTGAAGGCAGCATGCTGTCCGATACGTATTTCACTGCCGTCCGGTCTATCCCTGACGCTGACAAGAAGAATTCGGTTATCGTGGAGGGTCTGACTCAAGCGGGAGAGCTTGTGATCACGGCCGCAAGCAGCGAAAAGCCGACTCCCGTTAACGGCCAGCTCCTCATAACGCCCGAACTGATTGACCGCTTAGCCGGCAATGCGTCAAAGGCGAAGTCAGCGGTAAAGCAGGCGCTGTCGGAGAACAGGATTGCGCTTGCGAGAGAGTTAATCGTGAATGCAGAAATTTTGCCCTCGCCCGGACAAAATGAATATATTTTCAAGCTGTACAAGGATAGCTTAGTTGGTCGGAAGGATATCGACTATATTACCGTTCTTGCGGGGGATGCGAAGTTGGTGCTGAATGTTGCGACCGCAGATCGCCTGTTCGATTCGCTTCCGGTGATTGTGATTCGTCTGGTCAAAGAAAATAACGGCGGATATCGCGTACAATTTTCAGATGAACAAGGTCAGGAGCTTCCGAACATATCAAGTAACATCCTGCTCATTCTGCCTGCAAAGCAGACGAATGCGACACATACCAGTGTGTTCTATTCAAATGGAAAAAAGCCGCGGCCGATCGGCGGAAAGTTCAATCCGTCCCAAAACGGCATGGAAGCGGAAATCAACCGTTCCGGGGCGTATTTCGTGGACGAAAATTCCAAGTCGTTTCCTGATGTTGACGATCGAGATCCAGAGCTGCAGCAAGCGGTACAGTTTCTGGCCTCCAAAGGTATCGTTACCGGGAAAGACAATGGCAATTTTGAACCTGATTCCCTGCTCACCCGCGCAGAGTTCACGGCCATGCTTGTAAGAGCTTTTTATGCTTTGGATGAAACGGCGACGGAGAGTTTCTCAGACGTGCATCCGTCGCAATGGCATCATCCATATATCGCTTCATCCGAAAAAAAGCATATCGTCGAAGGTTATCCAGATGGCACGTTTAAGCCGGATCATACGATATCCCGGGAAGAAATGACCGCGATCGGCGCAAGATCCCTGCATGAAAAGAAACATTATTTTTACCCTACGAATACAGAGGATTACCTGAACCAATTCGTGGACAAAGAAACGATATCCAATTGGGCCAAGCCAACGATGTCCTTGGCTGTGAAGCAGCGCTTGATCGATGTTCCCGCTGATAAACGGATTAAAGCTCGCGAGGCTGTCACGCGCGGGGAAGCTGCCCGAATGCTGTACCGGCTTTATTTGCAGCTTTGA
- a CDS encoding cation diffusion facilitator family transporter, whose amino-acid sequence MSHSHSHDHHGHNHGHQHAHGHGGKNNAKGLTIALIITGSIMVLEFFGGLITNSLALLSDSGHMLSDVAALALSLVAMWFATRPASPSKTYGFFRFEILAALFNGISLFVIAGFICWEAYGRFMEPPTVASGSMMLIAFIGLLANLLSAWSLMRKSDIKDNINVRSAYLHVIGDALGSVGAIVAGLLMWLFGWYIADPIVSVFVALLILRGAWNVIKTTIHVLMEGSPASVDQEQVIQTLMEIDGVVDVHDLHIWTITSGLDSLSCHLTITDHANSQQVLQEAIIRIEERFKIQHTTIQVEQSHILHPEFKV is encoded by the coding sequence ATGAGCCATTCACATAGTCACGATCATCATGGACACAATCACGGACATCAGCATGCGCATGGACACGGAGGCAAAAATAACGCCAAAGGACTTACGATCGCATTAATCATTACAGGCAGTATTATGGTATTGGAATTCTTCGGCGGACTGATTACGAACAGCCTGGCCCTTCTCTCTGATTCCGGACACATGCTCAGTGATGTCGCAGCTCTTGCGCTTAGCCTGGTCGCAATGTGGTTTGCCACCCGGCCGGCTTCACCTAGTAAGACTTACGGCTTTTTCCGGTTTGAGATTTTAGCCGCCCTCTTCAATGGCATCTCTCTCTTTGTCATCGCCGGATTTATTTGCTGGGAGGCCTACGGGCGCTTCATGGAGCCCCCAACTGTCGCCAGCGGCTCCATGATGCTGATCGCCTTCATTGGACTACTTGCCAATCTGCTCAGTGCATGGTCCTTAATGCGGAAGAGTGACATTAAAGACAATATTAACGTCCGCAGCGCATACCTTCATGTTATCGGGGATGCCCTCGGCTCTGTAGGTGCCATTGTGGCTGGTCTTCTGATGTGGCTATTCGGATGGTATATTGCGGATCCGATCGTGAGTGTGTTTGTCGCCCTGCTCATCCTGAGAGGGGCATGGAATGTGATCAAAACAACCATTCACGTTCTCATGGAAGGCTCCCCTGCTTCGGTTGATCAAGAGCAGGTTATTCAGACCCTTATGGAAATTGACGGCGTGGTAGATGTGCACGACCTGCACATCTGGACCATTACTTCCGGACTTGATTCCCTGAGTTGCCACCTCACCATTACGGACCACGCTAACAGCCAGCAGGTCCTTCAGGAGGCTATCATACGGATTGAAGAACGATTCAAAATTCAGCACACCACCATTCAGGTTGAGCAATCTCATATCTTACACCCTGAATTCAAAGTGTGA
- a CDS encoding LamG-like jellyroll fold domain-containing protein — protein sequence MKPFRRALAILLSAMLIIGIFADTSPVTAKSGALEESDSFKVAILPDTQKYARYKNEISMSQTQWVKKNAEQENIVFTSHLGDIVDRVNEGYEWQNADEVMQVLDKAKIPYGYLAGNHDVLDPSQKDNERDLKNEPFLNYFSAGRMKSIPGFGGHSENGFNSYYIFEGAGKKYITLFLDWRASEESLKWAQEVIDKHPDYPVMLFTHQLLNISGDKKKAVMTDHGQYLWDTLIKKNDQIFLTVNGHHHGYAHKVMKNDKGNDVVMMVVDYQSAFHGGNGLMRTLEFDMAKNRIHVESFSPWVMKMPESQRTIFDEEKLVDDFNDFTISMDFEERFSGFQPAIQVDKEVPSVEGTQAHWRFENRTATEGQAVAGNGTPVVRDLTNQGNDLYRKDAGNAAAEDLIWYKGNAQNPQSRSGIRFFGDKTQEKGSYLQTSDNAPLNKQNFENGYTVEAIVKLSPDFQSDKHSWMGILGRLGTGKDAGKMAGEADAPLATMSVSSLREIQWAVYPVNYDSEQTNWSWEMDDNWHHISIVNDRTSTTMYIDGVEVLRNPDTRAYGLASVDQPWMVGASHYANKLDGVFNGWISEVRLVDRALDKKDFLK from the coding sequence ATGAAACCATTTAGAAGAGCTTTAGCTATCCTGTTGTCAGCCATGCTGATCATAGGGATTTTCGCAGACACCAGCCCGGTAACAGCCAAGTCTGGTGCTTTAGAGGAGAGCGATAGCTTCAAGGTCGCTATTTTGCCGGATACGCAAAAATATGCTCGTTATAAAAATGAAATCTCTATGTCGCAGACACAATGGGTCAAGAAAAATGCTGAACAGGAGAACATCGTATTCACCTCGCATCTGGGGGATATAGTTGACAGAGTTAACGAAGGCTATGAGTGGCAAAACGCAGATGAGGTAATGCAGGTTCTAGATAAGGCCAAGATTCCTTACGGATATCTGGCAGGCAATCATGATGTCTTGGATCCGAGCCAAAAAGATAATGAACGTGATCTGAAGAATGAGCCATTTTTGAACTATTTTTCTGCCGGAAGGATGAAGTCGATTCCGGGCTTTGGCGGTCACTCGGAGAATGGTTTTAACTCCTACTACATATTTGAAGGGGCGGGCAAGAAATATATTACTCTGTTCCTGGATTGGAGAGCGTCTGAGGAATCTTTGAAGTGGGCTCAGGAGGTTATCGACAAGCATCCAGACTATCCGGTTATGCTATTTACTCACCAATTGCTTAACATATCGGGTGATAAGAAGAAAGCGGTCATGACTGACCATGGTCAGTACTTGTGGGACACGCTGATCAAGAAGAATGATCAGATTTTCTTAACGGTCAACGGTCATCATCACGGCTATGCTCATAAGGTAATGAAGAATGACAAGGGCAACGATGTGGTCATGATGGTCGTGGATTACCAAAGTGCTTTTCACGGTGGCAACGGATTGATGAGAACGCTAGAATTCGATATGGCCAAAAACCGCATTCATGTCGAATCGTTCTCCCCTTGGGTGATGAAGATGCCGGAGAGCCAAAGAACGATTTTTGATGAGGAAAAGCTGGTCGATGATTTTAATGATTTTACCATTTCCATGGATTTTGAAGAGCGGTTTTCCGGATTCCAGCCAGCCATTCAAGTTGACAAGGAAGTTCCGAGTGTAGAAGGTACGCAGGCACACTGGCGTTTTGAAAATCGTACCGCCACTGAGGGTCAGGCTGTTGCAGGTAACGGAACCCCCGTCGTGCGAGACTTAACCAATCAAGGAAACGATCTGTACCGCAAGGATGCAGGCAATGCTGCAGCGGAGGATTTGATCTGGTACAAGGGGAATGCCCAAAATCCGCAAAGTCGCTCAGGCATCCGCTTCTTTGGTGATAAAACACAGGAGAAAGGGTCTTATTTGCAGACCTCGGATAACGCACCGTTAAATAAACAAAACTTTGAGAATGGATATACCGTAGAAGCGATTGTGAAGCTCAGTCCTGATTTTCAAAGCGACAAGCACTCCTGGATGGGCATTTTAGGACGTCTTGGAACCGGGAAGGATGCCGGAAAAATGGCTGGAGAAGCGGATGCGCCATTGGCTACGATGTCCGTCTCCAGCCTGCGTGAAATCCAGTGGGCTGTGTATCCTGTGAATTACGACAGCGAGCAGACTAACTGGTCCTGGGAGATGGATGACAACTGGCATCATATCTCGATTGTGAATGATCGGACTTCGACCACAATGTATATTGATGGTGTCGAGGTTCTGCGAAACCCAGACACAAGAGCTTACGGACTCGCTTCAGTTGACCAGCCATGGATGGTCGGTGCAAGTCATTACGCTAATAAATTGGACGGCGTATTCAACGGATGGATCAGTGAGGTTCGCCTTGTGGATCGTGCCCTGGACAAGAAGGATTTCTTGAAATAA
- a CDS encoding ATP-binding protein, with protein sequence MNRLYDGLTDQEIIRKSKQQCRNKGIDPSLPPKFICRFSEKQLVDRQKIYMDCIEVIHYFVEKFLASVSDNPILIQITDYEGYVLEFVGNPSILETVNHLGIAEGVRYNEEAGTSSIDLCLLSRRPFQLIGKEHYHDALHRIACYSAPFYYEGRDSIAGTISLMTDVDFAHPHLMSLLSTISDSVERELTLRRQNSQLHILNQLLMETNYYGVIITDPVGNVVQMNENSMKILNLNSANKRAYLGAPVFGINEIGCYFKQVIEDRNQCIGQELSISINGVVHYYILDVLPVYDLNRVMTGVVGSLRDITEIKNTEEVLRNTEKLVFAGQLAVSIAHEVRNPLTTVKGMLQLSSQDAKLRHYNLIMSELERMNMIVSEFLILGKPQVVQFKQEQCETILKEVLNVFGIQAALNHVEIQTECLHSQEITCDRNQIKQVFLNILKNSMEALPFGGNIDILLDVKDNCQVISFTDNGSGMTEDVLDRIGEPFHTTKPEGNGLGMMIVQKILDTHKGRMSLSSAVGQGTMVTIYFPLKMNNNDNVSI encoded by the coding sequence ATGAATAGATTATACGATGGACTAACGGATCAGGAGATTATTCGGAAATCCAAACAACAATGCAGAAATAAGGGGATAGATCCAAGCCTGCCTCCAAAGTTTATCTGTCGTTTTTCTGAGAAACAGCTAGTAGATAGACAAAAAATCTACATGGATTGTATTGAAGTTATCCACTATTTTGTGGAGAAATTCCTTGCTTCTGTTTCTGACAACCCGATATTAATTCAGATTACTGATTATGAGGGATACGTTCTTGAATTTGTAGGTAACCCTTCTATTTTAGAAACCGTAAACCACCTCGGTATTGCAGAAGGTGTAAGATATAACGAAGAGGCTGGAACAAGCTCCATTGATCTATGTCTTCTCAGCCGGCGCCCCTTCCAGTTGATTGGCAAGGAACATTATCATGATGCTCTGCACCGTATCGCCTGCTACTCGGCTCCTTTTTACTACGAAGGAAGGGATTCAATTGCAGGAACGATCTCTTTGATGACGGATGTTGATTTTGCCCACCCCCATCTGATGTCACTGCTGAGTACGATTTCAGATTCTGTGGAGCGGGAGTTGACGCTGCGCAGGCAGAACAGCCAGCTTCATATTTTGAACCAACTGCTGATGGAGACGAACTATTACGGGGTGATAATTACAGATCCGGTAGGTAATGTCGTTCAAATGAACGAAAACAGTATGAAAATATTAAACCTTAACTCTGCGAACAAAAGAGCTTACCTAGGGGCGCCTGTATTCGGAATAAATGAGATAGGTTGTTATTTTAAACAGGTTATTGAGGACCGCAATCAATGCATCGGCCAGGAGTTATCCATCTCAATAAACGGAGTTGTACACTATTACATTCTTGATGTGCTGCCCGTGTATGATCTGAACCGTGTTATGACCGGAGTGGTAGGAAGTCTGCGTGATATTACGGAAATAAAGAATACCGAGGAAGTGCTACGAAATACGGAAAAACTAGTGTTCGCCGGGCAACTTGCAGTAAGTATTGCGCACGAGGTGCGTAATCCTCTAACTACGGTGAAGGGAATGCTGCAGCTATCCAGTCAAGACGCCAAACTGCGTCATTATAATCTGATCATGTCAGAGCTCGAGCGGATGAACATGATTGTCAGCGAGTTTTTAATTCTGGGCAAGCCTCAAGTGGTCCAGTTTAAGCAAGAGCAGTGCGAGACGATCTTAAAAGAAGTGTTGAACGTGTTCGGAATTCAGGCGGCGCTGAACCATGTGGAGATTCAGACGGAATGTCTTCACAGCCAGGAGATCACTTGCGATCGGAACCAAATTAAGCAGGTGTTTTTGAATATTTTGAAAAACTCTATGGAGGCACTTCCCTTTGGCGGGAACATTGACATCTTGCTGGATGTGAAAGACAACTGTCAGGTTATCTCCTTCACCGACAATGGATCAGGTATGACAGAAGATGTACTGGATCGGATTGGAGAGCCGTTCCATACAACGAAGCCGGAGGGAAATGGCCTTGGTATGATGATTGTCCAGAAGATATTGGATACACATAAAGGTCGAATGTCTTTATCCAGTGCTGTAGGGCAGGGAACCATGGTGACGATATATTTTCCATTGAAAATGAATAATAATGACAACGTATCCATCTAA